CTAAGCACACCAACACACTCCAAATGCTGCTCGAATGCTTCTCCGCTCGTTATCGCCGTTTTGCACGCATCCAATCTCTTCACCGACACCACCACCTGATTCGCCATCACCGCTTTATACGTCGTGCCAATAGTGCCCCTCCCCAGCAGCTCCGCCGACGCTCGCATCAGCTGCTCCAGCGTGTACAGCTCCTCCTCGCCCGAACAGAATGTGAGATTGCCGCTTTTCATCATTCTCGGAGGTTGTTTTCCCTTTTTCAATTCCGAGTCTTCGGAATTCGTCTGGAGCAAGATGACTGAGGTAGGTTTGCCGTCTTCTTCGCCGAGATTGCTTTCAATTTTCGATTGAATTTCTTCTCCTCTCTCCTCGTTTTCCTCTCTCCTTTTCCTGATTAACGCGACGAGGCTTAGAACAGCGGCGAGGACTAGCAGAGCGCCGGTGACTAGCCCTAGGATTAGGCCTACGATTTTGTGCTGGCGTTTCTCGGCGGGAGGGGAAATGTCGGTGATTCCTGGCTGCGATTGGGCGTTTTGCAGGAGCGGCGAGGACGGAGGCGTGGCGTCGGAGGGGGAATTGAAGAAAGGATAGTCGCGGCAGGGTTTATTGATGATTTCGCCGCATAGATCTCGATTGTACGCGAATGAGGAGATCCTGAACCTTTTCAGCGTCGGTGTGACCGGAATCGGACCGGTGAGGTTGTTGTTTGAGACATTGAAGAGCTCCAGAGTCGACTGGTTCAACGGAGGAATCTCGCCGGAGAATCGGTTGGAGTCGAGGCGGAGGTACCCAAGCCGGTCTAAAACGGATAGGTTTTGCGGCAGAGATCCGGTGAAATTGTTGCGAGACAAATCGAGGATGAGGAGACGGTGAAGGAACAGAATCGAAAGCGGAAATTCGCCGGAGAAGCGGTTGTGGTCGAGAAATAGGGTTTTGAGGTTTAGGAGGGAGGAGAAGTCGGGGATTGGGCCGGAGAGGGAGTTGTTTCGGAGGCTGAGGACGCGGAGCTGGTCGAGGCCGGCGAGGGAGGCGGC
This sequence is a window from Salvia splendens isolate huo1 chromosome 5, SspV2, whole genome shotgun sequence. Protein-coding genes within it:
- the LOC121805393 gene encoding probable inactive receptor kinase At5g67200, which produces MLLFTLFFFLTSAAAGTLPPDAASLLAFKSYADLDGKLLYTTNERFDFCHWRGVKCAQGRVVRYAVNSLALRGTVSAASLAGLDQLRVLSLRNNSLSGPIPDFSSLLNLKTLFLDHNRFSGEFPLSILFLHRLLILDLSRNNFTGSLPQNLSVLDRLGYLRLDSNRFSGEIPPLNQSTLELFNVSNNNLTGPIPVTPTLKRFRISSFAYNRDLCGEIINKPCRDYPFFNSPSDATPPSSPLLQNAQSQPGITDISPPAEKRQHKIVGLILGLVTGALLVLAAVLSLVALIRKRREENEERGEEIQSKIESNLGEEDGKPTSVILLQTNSEDSELKKGKQPPRMMKSGNLTFCSGEEELYTLEQLMRASAELLGRGTIGTTYKAVMANQVVVSVKRLDACKTAITSGEAFEQHLECVGVLRHPNLVPLRAYFQAKQERLIIFDYHPNGSLFNLIHGSRSTMAKPLHWTSCLKIAEDVAQGLAYIHQASKFVHGNLKSSNVLLGSDFEACVTDYCLAMLADTSVEDDPDFAGYKAPEIRKSARRATAKSDVYAFGILLVELLSGKPPSQHPLLAPPDQADWVRAMRDDDREDDMRLLMLVEVASICSLTSPEQRPTMWQVLKMITNIKEIMDDSSRDLDHGCL